Proteins encoded together in one Lathyrus oleraceus cultivar Zhongwan6 chromosome 5, CAAS_Psat_ZW6_1.0, whole genome shotgun sequence window:
- the LOC127083513 gene encoding linamarin synthase 2 has translation MDSSPNHTQKPHAVFVPFPAQGHVNPSMQLAKLFRCNGFHITFVNTEFNHKRLIKSLGEEFVKGLPDFHFETIPDGLPESDKDATQDIPTLCDSTRKNCYGPFKELVMKLNTSSPYPVTCIIADGTFGFAGRVARDLGIPELQLWTASACGFVGYLQFEELVKRGILPFKDENFMVDGTLDTRLDWITGVKDIRLKDIPSFIRVTDLNDTMFDFLGSEAQNCLRSSRIIINTFEDLEGEALEHLRAKNPNIYSIGPINILSRHFPEHENGFKASGSSLWKNDPECIKWLNKWEPCSVLYINYGSIAVMTDHHLKEFAWGIANCKLPFLWIMRPDVVKGENTTLPQEFLDEVKDRGYITSWCFQDQVLAHPSVGGFLTHCGWNSTLEAITYGVPTICWPFFAEQQTNCRYLCNIWKIGMEINYDVKRDDITKIVIEVMEGQKGKEMRQKSLEWKKKTIIATDLGGSSYNNFHKLIKEILHHNTI, from the exons ATGGATTCCAGTCCTAATCATACCCAAAAACCACATGCTGTATTCGTACCATTTCCAGCACAGGGTCATGTGAATCCTTCCATGCAGTTAGCAAAACTCTTCCGTTGCAACGGTTTCCACATAACCTTTGTCAACACCGAGTTCAACCACAAACGTTTGATTAAATCTCTTGGAGAAGAGTTTGTGAAAGGTCTCCCAGATTTTCACTTCGAAACCATACCTGATGGTTTACCAGAATCAGATAAAGACGCAACACAGGATATTCCAACTCTCTGTGATTCAACTAGGAAAAACTGTTATGGTCCATTCAAAGAGCTTGTGATGAAGCTCAACACTTCATCACCATATCCAGTTACATGCATAATTGCTGATGGAACTTTCGGGTTTGCCGGAAGAGTGGCAAGAGATTTAGGGATTCCAGAGTTACAGCTATGGACAGCTTCTGCTTGTGGCTTTGTTGGATATTTGCAATTTGAGGAACTTGTCAAAAGAGGAATTCTTCCATTCAAAG ATGAAAATTTTATGGTCGACGGGACACTCGATACACGTTTAGATTGGATCACGGGAGTGAAAGATATCAGGCTAAAAGATATTCCAAGTTTCATAAGAGTCACTGATTTAAATGATACTATGTTCGATTTTTTGGGTTCTGAGGCACAAAATTGTTTGAGATCATCCAGAATAATCATTAACACATTTGAAGATTTGGAAGGTGAAGCTCTTGAACATCTCAGAGCTAAAAACCCAAACATATATAGCATTGGCCCAATTAACATTCTTAGTAGGCATTTTCCTGAGCATGAAAATGGTTTTAAAGCAAGTGGTTCAAGTCTCTGGAAAAATGATCCAGAATGCATAAAATGGTTGAATAAATGGGAACCTTGCTCGGTACTATATATTAATTACGGAAGTATAGCTGTTATGACAGATCACCACTTAAAAGAGTTTGCTTGGGGAATAGCAAATTGCAAGTTACCATTTTTATGGATAATGAGACCTGATGTAGTAAAGGGTGAAAATACCACATTGCCGCAAGAATTTTTAGATGAAGTTAAGGATAGAGGATACATAACTAGTTGGTGCTTTCAAGATCAAGTTCTTGCTCATCCATCAGTTGGGGGATTTCTAACTCATTGTGGTTGGAATTCGACACTTGAAGCTATTACTTATGGCGTGCCTACTATTTGTTGGCCTTTCTTTGCAGAACAACAAACAAATTGTAGGTATTTGTGCAACATTTGGAAAATAGGGATGGAGATTAATTACGATGTAAAAAGGGATGATATAACGAAAATTGTGATAGAAGTGATGGAAGGACAAAAGGGAAAGGAAATGAGACAAAAGAGCTTAGAGTGGAAGAAGAAAACTATAATTGCTACTGATTTGGGAGGATCGTCATATAATAACTTTCATAAGTTAATCAAAGAGATTCTTCATCACAATACTATTTGA
- the LOC127080000 gene encoding linamarin synthase 1, with translation METPQKPHAVFVPFPAQGHINPMMQLAKLFRCNGFHITFVNTEFNHKRLIKSLGEEFVKGLPDFQFETIPDGLPESDKDATQDVEPLCEAVRKNCYAPFKELVIKLNTSSPYPITCVVADGVSGFAGRVAKDLGIQELQFWTASACGFVGYLQYDELVKRGILPFKGKTVMVPNTYNLINNASILNLSFSSVFS, from the coding sequence ATGGAAACTCCCCAAAAACCACATGCTGTATTTGTTCCATTTCCAGCACAGGGTCATATCAACCCAATGATGCAGTTAGCCAAACTCTTCCGTTGCAATGGTTTCCACATAACCTTTGTCAACACTGAGTTCAACCACAAACGTTTGATTAAATCTCTTGGAGAAGAGTTTGTGAAAGGTCTCCCTGATTTTCAATTCGAAACCATACCTGATGGTTTACCAGAATCAGATAAAGACGCAACACAAGACGTTGAACCGTTGTGTGAAGCAGTTAGAAAAAACTGTTATGCTCCATTCAAAGAGCTTGTGATTAAGCTCAACACTTCATCACCATATCCAATTACTTGCGTAGTTGCTGATGGCGTCTCAGGCTTTGCTGGAAGAGTTGCGAAAGATTTAGGCATTCAAGAGTTGCAGTTTTGGACAGCTTCTGCTTGTGGTTTTGTCGGATATTTACAATACGATGAGCTTGTCAAGAGAGGAATTCTTCCATTCAAAGGTAAAACTGTTATGGTTCCCAATACTTATAATTTGATTAATAATGCGTCTATTTTAAATTTATCTTTCAGCTCTGTTTTTTCATAA